From Brachionichthys hirsutus isolate HB-005 chromosome 7, CSIRO-AGI_Bhir_v1, whole genome shotgun sequence, the proteins below share one genomic window:
- the hs3st1l1 gene encoding heparan sulfate (glucosamine) 3-O-sulfotransferase 1-like1, with amino-acid sequence MACFLASAILLVLQTYAAPFPLLQTSFGKALDPMDLDQVPANISGDLPSPPPPGTSKRPPHSIIIGVRKGGTRALLEMLDIHPEVAVAATEVHFFDWDENYARGLEWYRQLMPYSHPHQVTVEKTPGYFTSALAPERICALNCSMKLLLILRDPVERVISDYTQVYFNRLESHKPVRAIENLLVRNGAVNVRYKAVQRSLYDIHMRNWLRHFPLEQLHIVNGDALIRNPLPELQKVERFLNLPPRIVRSNFYFNQTKGFYCIRSDGRERCLHQSKGRPHPAVNTTVLQQLRSYLQDHNRTFFRLVKRTFDWQ; translated from the coding sequence ATGGCCTGCTTTCTGGCATCGGCCATTCTTCTAGTTCTCCAGACATACGCTGCCCCATTTCCGCTCCTCCAGACAAGTTTTGGCAAAGCCCTTGATCCGATGGACCTTGATCAAGTACCAGCCAACATATCTGGAGATTTGCCCTCACCTCCACCCCCAGGGACGAGTAAAAGGCCCCCACACAGTATCATTATTGGTGTACGCAAGGGGGGCACGAGAGCATTGCTGGAGATGCTAGACATACACCCGGAGGTTGCCGTGGCTGCGACTGAGGTGCACTTCTTCGACTGGGATGAGAACTATGCCAGGGGTCTGGAGTGGTACCGCCAGCTGATGCCCTACTCGCACCCTCACCAGGTCACAGTGGAGAAAACGCCAGGCTACTTCACGTCAGCCCTGGCACCAGAGCGCATCTGTGCCCTGAACTGTTCCATGAAGCTGCTACTGATCCTGCGAGACCCCGTCGAGCGCGTCATCTCAGACTATACCCAGGTTTACTTTAACAGGCTGGAGAGCCACAAGCCCGTGCGAGCCATTGAGAACCTCCTAGTGCGCAATGGAGCCGTGAACGTCAGGTACAAGGCCGTTCAGAGGAGCCTGTATGACATCCACATGCGCAACTGGCTGCGCCACTTTCCCTTGGAGCAGCTGCACATTGTAAATGGCGACGCTCTCATTCGCAACCCCTTGCCAGAGCTTCAGAAGGTGGAGCGCTTCCTCAACTTGCCCCCAAGGATAGTTCGCTCCAACTTCTACTTCAACCAAACCAAGGGGTTCTACTGCATCCGCAGTGATGGCCGCGAGCGCTGCCTGCACCAATCGAAGGGACGTCCTCACCCAGCTGTCAACACCaccgtcctccagcagctccgctCCTACCTGCAGGACCACAACCGCACCTTCTTCAGGCTGGTGAAGCGCACCTTTGACTGGCAATAG